A genomic window from Sporosarcina sp. Marseille-Q4063 includes:
- a CDS encoding FAD-dependent oxidoreductase, translating into MSQSLWLRTAYPRDDYPSLEENLHCDVCIVGGGLSGIANAYFLAKEGKDVILLEKNLILEGATGNSTGKLTAQHNIVYANLLKKFGLDGAKLYYEVNKEAVHFGQSIASDDELRTADSILYSQSNFGTQELRREFDAYQEIGIPGELGRNSELPVSFDATLTLKNESQIHPVRFGQKLARLAVEAGARTFENTDVIDMDFNNKYLTTKTGNTVHFNELVLCTHYPIEALRGVQVMKLAVDRSYIVSAEADMALQGQYISVDSPKRSVRTAKIDGKIYILLSGASHPAGMKENTEAHYIRLYDDMADTFKLSRSKLGWSAQDPETPDIIPYAGIISSSMPHIYISTGYRKWGLSNSLACARIISDQIAGKKNRATPLFAPSRTGFGAFVLQALKLTGLVTKEFTIGHITRREAPICTHMGCRTRWNNAEETWDCPCHGSRFRKDGSVLEGPATKPLNL; encoded by the coding sequence ATGTCTCAATCATTATGGCTACGAACTGCCTATCCCCGCGACGATTACCCTTCACTCGAGGAAAATCTACATTGCGATGTTTGCATTGTGGGTGGCGGTTTAAGCGGAATCGCGAATGCTTACTTTCTCGCAAAGGAAGGAAAAGATGTCATTCTTCTAGAGAAAAACTTAATTTTGGAAGGCGCGACGGGAAATTCCACAGGTAAACTGACCGCCCAACATAATATCGTTTATGCGAATTTATTAAAAAAGTTTGGACTAGACGGAGCAAAGCTATATTACGAAGTGAATAAAGAGGCCGTTCATTTCGGACAATCAATCGCCTCGGATGACGAATTAAGAACTGCGGATTCCATTCTTTATTCGCAATCTAATTTCGGTACCCAGGAGCTTCGAAGAGAATTTGATGCTTATCAGGAAATCGGCATTCCTGGGGAGCTCGGCAGAAATTCAGAGCTTCCAGTTTCCTTTGACGCAACGCTGACTTTGAAAAATGAAAGCCAAATACATCCCGTACGATTTGGACAGAAGTTGGCCCGATTAGCTGTCGAAGCCGGTGCACGAACTTTTGAAAATACAGATGTCATCGATATGGATTTCAATAATAAATACCTGACGACTAAAACCGGTAATACAGTTCATTTTAATGAACTTGTTTTATGTACGCATTACCCCATTGAAGCGTTGCGGGGTGTCCAAGTTATGAAGTTAGCGGTTGATCGTTCTTATATCGTTTCTGCCGAAGCTGATATGGCATTACAAGGGCAGTATATTTCTGTTGATTCGCCGAAAAGATCTGTTCGAACTGCGAAAATTGATGGGAAAATTTATATTCTATTATCAGGTGCGAGCCATCCCGCGGGAATGAAAGAAAATACGGAAGCGCATTACATTCGTTTATATGATGATATGGCGGATACTTTTAAACTTTCCAGATCCAAATTGGGTTGGTCAGCCCAAGATCCCGAGACACCTGACATTATTCCCTATGCTGGAATCATTTCTTCAAGTATGCCACATATCTATATAAGTACGGGGTACAGAAAATGGGGACTTTCAAACTCGTTAGCTTGCGCGAGAATTATTAGCGATCAAATTGCCGGGAAAAAGAACCGTGCGACTCCCCTATTCGCGCCAAGTCGTACTGGATTCGGGGCATTTGTGCTTCAAGCCTTAAAATTAACGGGGCTAGTCACAAAAGAATTCACGATTGGCCATATTACAAGGCGGGAAGCACCGATTTGTACACATATGGGATGTAGAACACGGTGGAATAATGCTGAAGAAACATGGGATTGCCCGTGTCACGGTTCACGCTTTAGAAAAGACGGTTCAGTTCTCGAAGGCCCCGCGACAAAACCTCTAAATCTTTAA
- a CDS encoding YjjG family noncanonical pyrimidine nucleotidase: protein MKKYRTLLFDVDDTLLDFGAAEREALRSLFKEQNISLTSEMKANYKKINQELWKSFEEGKINRDEVLNTRFSILFKAYNQEVDGALLEKCYRSYLEEGKQLVSGAIELITDLQDQYDLYIVTNGVSKTQYKRLRDSGLYLLFKNIFVSEDTGFQKPMKEYFDYVFARITNFDVNQALIIGDSLNADIKGGQLAGIDTCWFNPEMKPNNTNIIPTYEIQKLEELYRILLEKETEIGII from the coding sequence TTGAAAAAGTATAGAACTTTATTATTTGATGTAGATGATACACTATTGGATTTTGGAGCTGCTGAAAGAGAAGCATTACGCTCGTTATTTAAGGAACAAAACATTTCCTTGACCTCTGAAATGAAAGCAAACTATAAAAAAATAAATCAAGAACTATGGAAGTCTTTTGAAGAAGGAAAAATAAATCGCGATGAGGTCCTGAATACTCGTTTTTCTATTTTATTCAAGGCATATAATCAAGAAGTTGATGGCGCATTACTGGAAAAGTGCTATCGCAGCTACTTAGAAGAAGGAAAACAACTTGTCAGTGGCGCTATTGAATTGATAACAGACTTACAAGATCAATATGACTTATATATTGTCACGAACGGTGTTTCCAAGACTCAGTACAAACGATTACGTGATTCGGGATTATATCTATTATTTAAAAATATATTTGTGTCAGAGGACACCGGATTTCAGAAGCCAATGAAGGAGTACTTTGATTATGTATTTGCGAGAATTACTAATTTTGATGTAAACCAAGCATTAATCATCGGAGATTCTTTAAATGCGGATATCAAAGGCGGACAACTAGCCGGAATAGACACATGTTGGTTTAACCCTGAAATGAAGCCCAACAACACAAATATTATTCCAACCTATGAGATTCAAAAACTAGAAGAGCTTTATCGGATCTTGCTAGAAAAGGAAACTGAAATTGGCATCATCTAA
- a CDS encoding DsbA family protein: MKIEIWSDYVCPFCYIGKRRFEEALEKTGLGEKIEVVFKAYELGPNAPATSDETMQESLAGKYNISVDEAKGMTDNVVVQAESVGLKYNFDTMHPANTFNAHRLAKLAEQEGLGEEMTEQLLQAYFIEAKRIGLDEVLIDICEEVGISKERAEEVLKSEEFADDVKADITEAGQIGVQGVPFFVINRKYAISGAQPAETFAEALQKVAEEEGIQ, encoded by the coding sequence ATGAAAATTGAAATATGGTCCGATTACGTTTGTCCTTTTTGTTATATCGGCAAACGCAGATTTGAAGAAGCCTTGGAGAAAACGGGTCTAGGAGAAAAGATAGAAGTTGTTTTCAAAGCATACGAACTCGGTCCAAATGCTCCAGCGACATCCGATGAAACAATGCAAGAATCCCTTGCTGGAAAATATAATATTAGTGTAGATGAAGCGAAAGGAATGACCGATAATGTTGTCGTACAAGCTGAATCTGTTGGTCTAAAGTATAATTTCGACACGATGCATCCAGCGAATACATTCAATGCTCATCGCCTAGCAAAACTTGCAGAGCAAGAGGGGCTTGGAGAAGAAATGACTGAGCAATTACTGCAAGCGTATTTTATTGAGGCAAAACGAATAGGCTTGGATGAGGTACTTATCGACATTTGTGAAGAGGTAGGCATTTCAAAAGAACGAGCGGAGGAAGTCCTTAAATCGGAGGAGTTCGCAGATGATGTGAAGGCGGACATTACCGAAGCAGGACAAATCGGCGTTCAAGGCGTTCCATTTTTCGTCATTAATCGTAAATATGCGATATCTGGTGCACAACCCGCTGAAACTTTTGCCGAGGCGCTTCAAAAAGTTGCCGAGGAAGAAGGCATTCAATAA
- a CDS encoding exo-beta-N-acetylmuramidase NamZ domain-containing protein, whose protein sequence is MRKTVVTLFAFLLVLSSLTVAFADKGNNGKNDKGNSNEFKLGVEVLLDEQKDLIKGKRVGLITNPTGVDQDLNSIVDLLFNDPDVELTALYGPEHGVRGDAQAGSYVEYYIDEETGLPVYSLYGQTRKPTPEMLENIDVLLFDIQDVGTRFYTYIYTMAYAMEAAQENDIPFIVLDRPNPLGGQKVEGPVLDPDYASFVGNYPIPLRHGMTVGELATLFNEEFEIGADLTVVQMNGWKRNMYYHDTPLEFVMPSPNMPTFETALVYPGAALIEGTNVSEGRGTTKPFELIGAPFVNSTEFAATLNELNLPGVTFRAASFTPTFSKHSGKLSHGVQIHVTNKQPYDPIVTGLHIVKTLHDMYPNDFEFRARNSAGISFFDNLIGNGWVMDAIKNGESIKSIEQQWEDDLKEFEQLRKGFLLY, encoded by the coding sequence ATGAGGAAAACGGTTGTCACACTGTTTGCATTTCTATTGGTGCTCAGTTCCCTTACCGTAGCTTTTGCGGATAAGGGGAACAACGGAAAGAATGATAAGGGGAATTCAAATGAATTCAAACTAGGTGTCGAGGTTCTGCTGGATGAGCAAAAGGATTTGATCAAAGGGAAACGTGTTGGTTTGATCACAAATCCAACAGGAGTCGATCAAGACCTGAACAGTATTGTTGACCTGCTATTCAATGATCCCGACGTTGAATTAACTGCATTATACGGCCCTGAACATGGTGTCCGCGGCGATGCGCAGGCCGGTTCCTATGTCGAGTATTATATTGATGAAGAAACAGGTTTGCCTGTTTACAGTCTATATGGACAAACAAGAAAGCCAACACCTGAAATGCTTGAAAATATTGATGTTCTCCTCTTTGATATCCAGGATGTAGGAACGCGTTTCTACACATACATTTACACGATGGCGTATGCGATGGAGGCAGCACAGGAAAACGATATTCCATTTATCGTACTTGACCGTCCAAACCCATTGGGCGGACAGAAAGTTGAAGGACCAGTGCTTGACCCTGACTATGCTTCTTTTGTAGGGAATTATCCTATCCCGCTGCGCCATGGCATGACCGTTGGCGAATTGGCAACATTGTTTAATGAAGAATTTGAAATCGGCGCTGATTTGACTGTAGTCCAAATGAATGGCTGGAAACGCAATATGTATTACCATGACACGCCATTGGAATTTGTCATGCCATCACCGAATATGCCAACATTTGAGACAGCGTTGGTCTATCCAGGCGCTGCTTTAATTGAAGGTACAAACGTTTCAGAAGGACGCGGAACGACTAAACCGTTTGAATTAATCGGCGCTCCGTTTGTCAATAGCACTGAATTCGCTGCAACATTAAATGAATTGAATTTGCCCGGGGTAACATTCCGTGCAGCATCCTTTACGCCGACATTTTCAAAGCATAGCGGAAAATTAAGCCATGGGGTTCAAATTCACGTGACAAACAAGCAACCGTATGACCCGATTGTAACAGGACTGCATATCGTAAAAACACTTCACGATATGTATCCGAATGACTTTGAATTCAGAGCCAGAAATAGTGCAGGCATTTCATTTTTCGATAACCTGATCGGAAACGGCTGGGTAATGGACGCGATTAAAAATGGAGAATCAATCAAATCAATCGAGCAACAATGGGAAGATGATCTGAAAGAGTTTGAACAGTTACGTAAAGGTTTTTTACTCTATTGA
- a CDS encoding glycoside hydrolase family 3 protein encodes MNLFRKTPFILVAIVALLISPFGSTGNVVKAEAGDHVKDLIIFQNIPEATIEVENNQIELKVLHLYDDGHFKTTSEDLTWHSKNKNVASVNEDGVVTFTGQNGRSFITVTNGEFTDEIAVHYKANESIKHQVVKEKGDRYNVIDHAINGMTLNEKIGQMLMPDFRNWNGQNVTKMLPEIEQLIQEYHLGGVILFRENVVTTEQTARLVAEYQEATEKYGLLMTIDQEGGIVTRLQSGTDMPGNMALGAMRSPEIAHDVGQVIGEELNALGINMNLAPVLDVNNNSDNPVIGVRSFGESPELVAELGVAYTKGLQSTGVAATAKHFPGHGDTAVDSHLGLPEVPHDKERLMEVELYPFQKAMEANIDAIMTAHVTFPKIDDTKVISKKDGTEISLPATLSYKVLTELMREEMGYEGVIITDALNMLAIADHFGSVDAVIRSVKAGTDIILMPVELEAVVDGLLLAVETGEISEERIEESVKRIMTLKIGRDIVKAENPQPIEDVVANAEAVVGSDAHKQVEADAANRSITLVKNDHALPLNVADNEKIVVVGNTYIEDLYNSVKIHHGNTVLIKASGPLTDAQLQQLQDASAVIVRTNTSTVSARDPNSAQMRLVNQLIELADAPVIGVGIRNPYDIMAFPDIDAYLAQYGFRDASFKATAATLFGENNPTGLLPVTIPGQNGGVLYDYGHGLSY; translated from the coding sequence TTGAATTTATTTCGAAAAACGCCATTTATTTTGGTAGCGATAGTTGCATTGCTGATCAGTCCTTTTGGCTCCACGGGGAATGTCGTTAAAGCGGAAGCTGGTGATCATGTGAAGGACTTGATCATTTTTCAAAACATTCCTGAGGCAACGATTGAAGTGGAAAATAACCAAATCGAACTTAAAGTCCTGCATCTATATGATGACGGACATTTTAAAACGACATCCGAAGATTTGACATGGCATTCCAAGAATAAAAATGTGGCATCTGTTAATGAAGACGGTGTCGTAACATTTACAGGACAAAACGGACGATCGTTTATCACTGTGACGAATGGCGAGTTTACCGATGAAATCGCCGTTCACTACAAAGCGAATGAATCCATTAAACATCAAGTGGTCAAAGAAAAAGGTGATCGCTACAATGTCATCGATCATGCAATCAATGGCATGACATTGAATGAAAAAATCGGCCAGATGCTGATGCCTGATTTCAGGAACTGGAATGGTCAAAATGTAACGAAAATGCTTCCGGAGATTGAACAGTTGATTCAAGAGTACCATCTTGGCGGCGTTATTTTATTCCGGGAAAATGTTGTGACAACCGAACAAACAGCAAGACTTGTAGCAGAATATCAAGAAGCTACCGAAAAATATGGGCTTCTGATGACAATTGACCAGGAGGGCGGCATTGTAACACGCCTTCAATCAGGTACGGACATGCCTGGCAATATGGCACTCGGGGCAATGCGCTCCCCTGAAATTGCCCATGATGTTGGACAAGTCATTGGAGAAGAATTAAATGCACTTGGGATCAATATGAATCTTGCACCTGTTTTGGATGTCAATAACAATTCAGATAACCCGGTAATCGGTGTCAGATCCTTTGGCGAATCGCCGGAATTGGTGGCGGAATTAGGTGTTGCCTATACGAAAGGTCTCCAAAGCACTGGTGTTGCAGCTACTGCAAAGCACTTCCCGGGTCACGGAGATACGGCAGTCGATTCGCATCTTGGATTACCGGAAGTTCCGCATGATAAAGAACGACTGATGGAAGTGGAGCTTTATCCATTCCAAAAAGCAATGGAAGCAAACATTGATGCAATCATGACTGCACATGTTACGTTTCCGAAAATTGACGATACAAAAGTGATTTCCAAAAAAGATGGTACCGAAATTTCTTTGCCAGCCACGCTGTCATATAAGGTTCTAACCGAATTGATGCGCGAAGAAATGGGCTACGAAGGGGTTATCATTACCGATGCATTGAATATGTTGGCGATTGCCGATCACTTCGGTTCAGTTGATGCGGTTATCCGTTCTGTTAAAGCAGGGACAGACATCATATTAATGCCTGTAGAATTAGAAGCTGTTGTTGATGGTTTACTACTGGCTGTTGAAACGGGTGAAATCAGTGAAGAACGCATTGAAGAATCGGTAAAACGAATCATGACGTTAAAAATTGGACGCGACATTGTAAAGGCCGAAAACCCTCAGCCTATCGAAGATGTAGTAGCCAATGCCGAAGCCGTTGTTGGATCCGATGCACATAAGCAAGTCGAAGCTGATGCAGCCAATCGCTCAATCACACTTGTTAAAAATGATCATGCACTTCCGTTGAACGTTGCGGACAACGAAAAAATTGTTGTTGTAGGTAATACGTATATTGAGGATCTGTATAACTCAGTAAAAATTCACCATGGGAATACGGTTCTTATCAAGGCTTCAGGACCGTTAACGGATGCACAGCTCCAACAATTACAGGATGCAAGCGCAGTCATTGTCAGAACGAATACATCAACCGTCAGCGCACGCGATCCTAACAGTGCACAAATGCGTTTGGTCAATCAGCTGATCGAACTAGCTGATGCACCTGTCATCGGTGTTGGCATACGTAATCCATATGACATTATGGCCTTCCCTGACATTGATGCTTATTTGGCACAGTATGGATTCAGGGATGCCAGCTTCAAGGCTACCGCTGCAACGTTGTTTGGCGAAAACAATCCTACAGGACTGCTTCCAGTAACCATTCCGGGTCAGAACGGCGGCGTTTTATATGATTATGGTCATGGACTTTCATACTAA
- a CDS encoding serine hydrolase domain-containing protein: MRRNAMYVSMAAVLTTTLLFNTGTATNAEDGKIHSSMEKQENKVATSNPHPEFSWGNSGPVSPVLHPGSAKGAGMIEGPLLEIDTVMDEMIEDGIMPGAVTFVARRGHIVQNEAYGHAVLYQDDNGTEVDNPISMDKDTIFDLASISKIFTTTAAMMLYEEGHFELDDPVATYIPEFAQNGKGDVTIRQLMTHTSGFTAWVPLYTIGENREDRMQYVFQYPLANSPGTKYTYSDLNMITLGEIIERISGKGLDEYIKENITGPLNMKDTMYNPSEKLKNRIAATEYQPGINRGLVWGEVHDENAWSLDGVAGHAGVFSTANDLAKLAHMYVNDGRYGGKQLLQPETVQLLVENQIPEFPGNDHGLGWELSQIWYMDGLSEASTLGHTGYTGTSIVINKNNDTIAILLTNRVHPTRATVSTNPARRQFAGQVADAIPVSMPNKKEGAWFSGYGGLLDRTLTAEVDLETDATLSFDTWYRTEQGYDFGVVEVSSDGVNWNTVVDPYTGSNGDWQSDEARIPAGTTHIRFRYDTDTYNNGRGWYVANLKLTGQSNENLPLDVSGDGWTKRNY; this comes from the coding sequence ATGCGACGCAATGCAATGTATGTTTCGATGGCTGCGGTTTTAACGACTACATTACTATTTAATACGGGGACCGCGACAAATGCCGAAGATGGGAAGATTCATAGTTCAATGGAAAAGCAAGAAAACAAGGTAGCAACATCAAATCCACATCCTGAATTTTCTTGGGGGAATTCTGGTCCAGTATCCCCGGTTCTTCATCCCGGCTCAGCTAAAGGTGCCGGCATGATAGAAGGACCGTTACTGGAGATTGATACAGTTATGGATGAGATGATTGAAGATGGAATAATGCCCGGTGCTGTAACGTTTGTGGCAAGGCGCGGCCATATTGTTCAAAATGAAGCTTATGGCCATGCCGTGTTGTATCAAGATGACAACGGCACAGAAGTTGATAACCCCATCTCCATGGATAAGGATACAATATTCGACCTGGCTTCTATCAGTAAAATTTTTACAACGACTGCCGCAATGATGCTTTATGAAGAGGGTCATTTTGAATTGGATGATCCAGTGGCAACCTATATACCCGAGTTTGCGCAAAATGGTAAAGGCGATGTAACAATCCGCCAATTAATGACACATACATCAGGTTTTACTGCTTGGGTTCCCTTGTACACGATTGGCGAAAACCGGGAAGACCGCATGCAGTACGTGTTTCAATATCCATTGGCGAATTCACCAGGAACGAAATACACATATAGCGATTTGAACATGATTACTTTAGGAGAAATTATTGAACGAATTTCCGGCAAGGGTCTGGATGAATATATAAAAGAAAATATTACTGGACCACTCAATATGAAGGATACGATGTACAACCCTTCTGAAAAACTGAAAAATCGAATCGCTGCGACAGAATATCAGCCCGGGATAAACAGAGGACTTGTATGGGGCGAAGTCCATGATGAAAATGCATGGTCACTTGACGGGGTTGCCGGACATGCCGGGGTTTTCTCCACCGCAAATGATTTGGCGAAACTTGCACATATGTATGTAAATGATGGCCGTTATGGCGGCAAACAACTACTTCAGCCTGAAACAGTTCAATTATTGGTTGAAAATCAAATACCTGAATTCCCTGGAAACGACCACGGCTTAGGATGGGAGCTTTCACAAATATGGTATATGGATGGATTATCAGAAGCTTCCACACTTGGACATACTGGTTATACGGGAACATCGATCGTTATCAATAAAAACAACGATACAATCGCTATATTATTGACAAATCGTGTTCATCCGACTCGTGCAACCGTCTCAACCAACCCGGCCAGACGCCAGTTCGCCGGGCAGGTTGCCGATGCCATCCCTGTTTCTATGCCGAACAAAAAAGAAGGCGCATGGTTCTCCGGATACGGTGGCCTTTTAGACAGAACCCTAACTGCAGAAGTCGATCTGGAAACGGATGCGACACTTTCATTCGACACATGGTACCGAACAGAACAAGGCTATGACTTTGGTGTTGTTGAGGTATCGAGTGATGGCGTAAATTGGAATACTGTCGTGGATCCATATACAGGCAGCAACGGTGATTGGCAATCCGATGAAGCACGTATACCTGCAGGCACTACCCACATTCGCTTTCGATATGATACAGACACTTATAATAATGGGCGTGGCTGGTACGTAGCCAATCTCAAGCTTACAGGGCAATCAAATGAAAACTTGCCACTTGATGTAAGCGGTGACGGCTGGACGAAACGTAATTACTAA
- a CDS encoding AAA family ATPase, with the protein MFPLTLREIKRIRWSTEDRYPFNPEVVKNFDSLHLTAPVTIIAGDNGSGKTTLLEGIAAAAGSILISGEHMEMDRSFSPAFELADELKLIWSVKTGNGFFFRASDFITYTRSLANIREEARITMEEIKKRDPNSLEVLPYARTYYELRHLYGEGLDKRSHGESFLDLFQARFKPDGFYILDEPEAPLSPNRQLSLLAMLHDMANEGAKFLISTHSPILMAYPGADLYEIQDGELVSRSFDEIEHVQLTRNFLNEPGRYLRHLLD; encoded by the coding sequence GTGTTTCCACTGACATTACGAGAAATAAAGCGTATTCGCTGGTCAACAGAAGACCGTTACCCGTTCAATCCTGAAGTTGTTAAAAACTTTGACTCGCTACATTTGACTGCTCCCGTGACAATTATTGCGGGCGATAATGGTAGCGGCAAAACGACGCTCCTCGAAGGAATCGCGGCTGCCGCTGGAAGTATTTTGATTAGCGGAGAGCATATGGAAATGGATCGTTCTTTTTCCCCGGCATTTGAATTAGCGGATGAATTAAAACTAATATGGTCTGTGAAAACAGGAAATGGTTTCTTCTTCAGAGCCTCTGATTTCATTACATACACACGCAGTCTCGCAAATATTCGTGAAGAGGCACGAATTACGATGGAAGAAATTAAAAAACGCGACCCAAATAGTCTTGAAGTATTGCCCTATGCCCGCACTTATTATGAACTTCGTCATTTGTACGGCGAAGGTCTTGATAAAAGATCCCACGGCGAAAGCTTTCTTGATTTATTTCAAGCGCGGTTTAAACCCGATGGCTTCTACATACTTGATGAGCCTGAGGCACCGTTGTCGCCAAATAGGCAACTGAGTCTGCTTGCCATGCTGCATGATATGGCGAACGAAGGGGCTAAGTTTTTGATTTCGACCCACTCACCGATTCTCATGGCCTATCCCGGCGCGGATTTATATGAAATCCAGGACGGCGAACTTGTTAGTCGTTCGTTTGATGAGATTGAACATGTTCAGCTAACAAGGAACTTTTTGAATGAACCTGGGAGGTATTTGCGGCATTTGTTGGATTGA
- a CDS encoding YceI family protein produces the protein MSKWVVDASHSNVGFSVRHMMVSKVRGRFTGIEGTVEGNPEDLAGASINFKIDAATIHTNSDDRDNHLRSADFFDVETYPNLSFVSTNIVKTGENEYEITGDMTVKDVTKQETFKAVYEGSGKNPWGVDVVAFEVEGKISRKEFGLTWNQTLEAGGVLVGDDITITIEVQVNPAQ, from the coding sequence ATGAGTAAATGGGTAGTAGATGCTTCACATTCAAACGTCGGGTTTTCTGTGAGACATATGATGGTTTCAAAGGTGCGCGGACGTTTCACGGGAATCGAAGGCACGGTTGAAGGAAATCCTGAAGATTTAGCGGGTGCTAGCATTAATTTCAAAATTGACGCGGCGACAATTCATACCAACAGTGACGATCGCGACAATCACCTTCGTTCGGCTGACTTTTTCGATGTTGAAACATATCCGAATCTATCGTTTGTTTCTACGAATATCGTGAAAACTGGCGAGAATGAATACGAGATTACAGGAGATATGACGGTTAAAGACGTTACGAAACAAGAAACGTTCAAAGCTGTTTACGAAGGTAGCGGAAAGAATCCATGGGGTGTGGATGTTGTTGCTTTTGAAGTTGAAGGTAAAATTTCAAGAAAAGAATTTGGCCTGACATGGAACCAAACGCTTGAAGCTGGCGGCGTTCTTGTCGGCGATGATATTACGATTACAATTGAAGTGCAAGTAAACCCTGCACAATAA
- the murB gene encoding UDP-N-acetylmuramate dehydrogenase: protein MSKHQWYKDLQGKIKHGVLRIDEPLCKYTMTKLGGSADILVIPLTIDETEATVRYAYEHDIPLLLLGNGSNMVVRDGGVRGIVLHLSKLNQIKIKGTSVHAEGGANIFDVSRLAGAKSLTGFEFACGIPGSVGGAMAMNAGAYGGEIKDIIVQVTVLTKEGKRLILSKDELELGYRQSIITKKGYYVLSADFKLEVGSQEEINAKMADLTYQRESKQPLEFPSAGSVFKRPPGYFAGKLIQDSGLQGKGFGGAEVSVKHAGFIVNKNNATASDYIQTIEMVKAEVKKNFDVDLELEVKIVGEEKEAND, encoded by the coding sequence ATGTCAAAGCATCAGTGGTATAAAGATTTACAAGGGAAAATTAAACATGGTGTACTCCGAATCGATGAACCTTTATGCAAATATACGATGACAAAACTCGGCGGTTCTGCCGATATTCTTGTTATCCCACTTACAATAGACGAAACAGAAGCTACTGTGCGCTATGCCTACGAGCATGATATTCCGCTACTTCTACTTGGAAATGGATCCAATATGGTCGTGCGAGACGGCGGAGTCAGAGGAATTGTTCTTCATTTATCAAAACTAAATCAAATAAAAATCAAAGGTACATCTGTTCATGCGGAAGGCGGAGCGAATATATTCGACGTGTCCCGACTTGCCGGTGCAAAATCATTAACCGGTTTCGAATTTGCTTGCGGCATCCCAGGATCAGTAGGCGGAGCGATGGCAATGAATGCCGGGGCGTACGGTGGGGAAATTAAAGACATAATTGTCCAAGTAACTGTGCTCACAAAAGAAGGGAAGCGCCTCATTCTGTCCAAAGACGAGCTAGAACTTGGCTATCGCCAAAGCATAATTACGAAAAAAGGCTATTATGTTTTATCGGCAGATTTCAAACTAGAAGTAGGCAGCCAAGAAGAAATTAACGCAAAAATGGCCGACCTGACTTACCAAAGAGAATCCAAACAACCCCTTGAATTCCCATCAGCCGGAAGTGTTTTCAAACGACCGCCCGGCTACTTTGCAGGAAAACTCATTCAAGACAGCGGACTCCAAGGAAAAGGATTCGGCGGCGCAGAAGTATCCGTCAAACATGCAGGATTCATCGTCAATAAAAACAACGCAACGGCATCCGACTATATTCAAACAATCGAAATGGTAAAAGCCGAAGTCAAAAAGAACTTCGACGTAGACCTCGAACTCGAAGTGAAAATCGTCGGGGAAGAAAAAGAAGCAAATGACTAA